In Candidatus Poribacteria bacterium, one DNA window encodes the following:
- a CDS encoding YCF48-related protein yields the protein MNRLEPRPFWRITLLAIVGILVTALSATANWDILQKQDPEIRDYMSISFTSAKNGWAVGVSPLELDYPGFVGYTTDGGATWNKAEIDVDAQLARVYFLDENHGWAIGENGKIVATTNGKDWEIQTSKVDNPLKGIYFANKDVGFAVGANDTILSTKTGGRTWKVLQGGVIGAVGDDEATMYNAVQFLDESTGWVAGVHLVPQVSQNSVIQKTMDGGQTWEAQETGAEDVLEDLFFLDDKHGWAVGENGLILHTSNGGDKWTIQTSGTEETLRSIQFADKYMGWAVGGDLGVGVIVHTNDGGKNWEVQDPGDDMVQRFRMNSVFILDKQVWLAGGNGVILLGK from the coding sequence ATGAACAGGCTTGAGCCACGCCCATTCTGGCGGATAACACTACTGGCAATCGTCGGCATCTTAGTAACGGCTTTGTCTGCCACAGCAAATTGGGATATCCTTCAAAAACAAGACCCCGAAATTCGGGACTATATGTCGATCTCGTTCACAAGCGCGAAAAATGGTTGGGCAGTCGGTGTTTCGCCCCTGGAATTAGACTATCCCGGTTTTGTCGGATATACGACAGATGGTGGAGCAACATGGAATAAAGCCGAAATTGATGTGGACGCTCAACTCGCCAGGGTCTATTTCTTAGATGAAAATCACGGGTGGGCAATCGGCGAAAACGGCAAGATTGTCGCCACGACTAACGGTAAAGATTGGGAAATACAAACCAGCAAGGTTGACAACCCGCTTAAAGGAATCTACTTCGCCAATAAAGATGTAGGATTCGCTGTCGGTGCCAACGATACCATTCTCTCAACAAAAACAGGAGGGCGGACTTGGAAGGTGCTGCAAGGTGGGGTAATCGGTGCTGTTGGTGATGACGAAGCAACGATGTACAACGCCGTTCAGTTCCTTGATGAATCCACAGGCTGGGTTGCTGGCGTACACCTTGTCCCCCAAGTCAGTCAAAATAGCGTGATTCAGAAGACGATGGATGGTGGACAGACTTGGGAAGCACAAGAGACTGGCGCGGAAGATGTGCTTGAAGACCTCTTTTTCTTAGATGATAAGCACGGCTGGGCTGTCGGTGAAAACGGTCTTATCCTCCACACGAGCAACGGTGGCGACAAATGGACTATACAGACAAGCGGCACTGAAGAAACACTAAGAAGCATCCAATTCGCTGACAAATATATGGGTTGGGCTGTTGGTGGAGACTTAGGTGTCGGTGTGATTGTACATACCAATGACGGTGGTAAAAACTGGGAAGTCCAAGATCCGGGTGATGACATGGTCCAACGGTTCCGGATGAATAGTGTTTTCATTTTAGACAAACAGGTCTGGTTAGCAGGTGGAAACGGCGTAATCTTGCTGGGAAAATAA